DNA sequence from the Brevundimonas sp. NIBR10 genome:
TGTCTGGAAGGCGGAGGTGCTGTCGCTCTGGCCCCAGGTCGCACCGATCCTGGACGAGATCACCAATCCCGAGATGTTGACCCTGGCCCGCTACGGCCACCACACCTTGGCCCGGCCGGTCGCCGACCGCCTCGCCATCGTCGGCGACGCCGCCCATTCGACCAGTCCGCAACTGGGTCAGGGCGTCAACATGGGGCTGCTGGATGCGATGGCGCTGGGTGATGCGCTGAACACCCATGCCGATCTCGGCGACGCCCTGACGGCCTACGGCCGGACGCGCCGCTGGCACATCCGGCTGTATCAGGCGCTGAGCCTGGGGTTCACGCCCTTCTATCAGGCCGACGGCGGACTGCTGCCCTGGGTGCGCGATCACATCCTGGGCAAGGCGGCGCGAATGCCGTTCGCGCCGAGACTGCTGGCCGCGACGGTGTCGGGCCTTCTGCTCGATCCGCGCCTTAAGGCTTAGCCCGGCCTAGTTGCCCTTGGCTTCGTTGGCGGCACCAGTCACGGCCTGACCGGCTGCGGTGGTGTCCTCGCCCACGCCGGCGACGGTGTTGCAGGCGGCGGTGGTCAGGGCGGCGGCGGCGGCGAACAGGACGAACAGCTTGCGCATGGCGAATACTCTCGGAACTGGCGACGAAGAGGAGCCTGTCGCATCTGGCGGATCAACGCCGCGCGCGACGCTCCGTTCCGACCACATCGCCGGGATCGGTCGGGGTGACGGCTTCGGGCGTGGCGAAGGTCATCCGGGCGATGGTGCCGCCGTTCGGCG
Encoded proteins:
- a CDS encoding entericidin EcnA/B family protein, translating into MRKLFVLFAAAAALTTAACNTVAGVGEDTTAAGQAVTGAANEAKGN